The Rubrobacter aplysinae DNA window CGGTAATAGTCGGGGCGCGCAACGAGGATCAGCTCGCCGACAACCTCAAGGTCGCCGACCTCGAGCTCGCGGACGACGAGCGCCGCCGGCTGGACGAGGTGAGCGCGCCGCAGCTCATCTACCCGCACTGGCACCAGCTGAAGACCGCCTCCGACCGTTTCGGCCCCGCCGAGGAGCCGCTGTTCGAGCGGCATCTCGAAAGCAGTAACTAGGCCTCATGCGGGGCACCCACCGCTCGTTGCGCACGGACCGGGTCCACTTCGGGCCCGGCAGTCTCGACGAGCTCGCCACCGAAGCCGGAGAGTACGAGCGGGTATTCATCGTCACCGGCCGCACGCTGGACGAGGAGACGGATCTCGTCCGCCGGGTAGAGGAACTACTCGCAGACAAGCACGCGGGAACCTTCGCCGCGATGGGCGAGCACACCCCCGGCAGCGCCGTCGAACGGGTTGCGGAGGAGGCCCGGGGCTGCGGACTGCTCGTGAGCGTCGGCGGTGGCAGCGTCATAGACGGCACGAAGGCAGCCGCCGCGCGGCTCGGATACCCGGCGCACGTGGCGGTGCCGACCACGCTATCCGGCGCGGAGTGGGCCGAGAGAGTCGGCGTGACCGACGAGGCTGCCGGAAAGAAGTCCGGATTCATTGACGAGCGGGCGGTGCCGCCGGTCGTGATCCTGGACCCGGAAGCAACACGATTTACACCGGAGAAGCTGTGGCTCTCGACCGGCATCCGGGCTCTGGATCATGCGGTGGAAGGCTTTATCTGGGGCGGGCCGCACCCGGTCACGGACGTCACCGGTCTCGAAGGGGCAAGGCGGCTCGTGGAGCATCTGCCCCTTAGCAAAATGAGACCTGGTGACGAGGAGATCCGGTTAGAGCTACAGCTCGCGGCCTGGCTCGCCTACTTCGCGCCGCTCAACACCCCGATGGGCCTCTCGCACGGCCTCGGACGCAGGATCGGGGCCAGCTACAGCGTGCCCCACGGCTACACCTCTTGCATCACCCTGGCCCCAACCGTCTCCGTGGCAAAGCGAGGGATGCC harbors:
- a CDS encoding iron-containing alcohol dehydrogenase, producing MRGTHRSLRTDRVHFGPGSLDELATEAGEYERVFIVTGRTLDEETDLVRRVEELLADKHAGTFAAMGEHTPGSAVERVAEEARGCGLLVSVGGGSVIDGTKAAAARLGYPAHVAVPTTLSGAEWAERVGVTDEAAGKKSGFIDERAVPPVVILDPEATRFTPEKLWLSTGIRALDHAVEGFIWGGPHPVTDVTGLEGARRLVEHLPLSKMRPGDEEIRLELQLAAWLAYFAPLNTPMGLSHGLGRRIGASYSVPHGYTSCITLAPTVSVAKRGMPEDRWETLGEALGGEPDERIAALIEELGLPSTLSDVGVPERDIDPIAAEFGDSSGEAREVLHQAL